A genomic window from Prunus persica cultivar Lovell chromosome G2, Prunus_persica_NCBIv2, whole genome shotgun sequence includes:
- the LOC18785883 gene encoding glutamate receptor 1.4 → MEFQGKKKQTMLCFSFVTSLSILGYFLCAATKDMHYDSRPTIVEEVHVGVILHMESREGKIVDSCITTALSDFYQMHNNYTTRVILHTRDSKAKPLHALSAALNLLDDVQVQAIIGAQTSMEANLLAELGEEAKVPVMSLSQPSPSPSPSNKYPFFVEITQDETSQIMGISALIKKFEWRDVILIYDNTKYRRDIIPSLVISLQEKNVYISHKISFATSSRSEQIIEELQKLMQLNTKVFLVHISHLLVPCLFLNAKRLGMMGEGYAWIMTSSSMNFLHSMDLSVIESMQGVVGLKSCIPASRSLHNLTSRLRRKFYREEANVEVRELSADAIWAYDATWALAEAIERARIVNSTTNQPYTGLDLPNDINNTRPSGHGVLLLREILEGRFKGLSGKTRYLNGKRNSGAFEIVNVIGKGERTVGLLPCVEGNIKESHLLHNKRKLISTGDLETIIWPGGSTTVLKGSKTQLSEVKLRIGVPVKVGFKELVRVDHDLQGNRTYVTGFCIDVFKAAIGALPYKVHYEFIPFQDANGHSAGTYNDLVHQVYVKKYDAVVGDTTITSNRSLYVDFTVPYTDLGVGMIVPNEKENMWIFLKPLSADLWITSFCFFVVTGLVVWLIERPINQEFQGSPSQQIGTIFWFSFSTLVFAHREKLSNNLAKFVVIVWLFVVLILNSSYTATLASMMTVKQIQFNSKVNSIGYQIGTFTKGPIDLNFKGLKQFIHSEEEYADALSRGSKHGGASAIIDEIPYIKIFLAKYSAKFSMIKTKSTTNGFAFIFPKGSK, encoded by the exons ATGGAGTTTCAAGGGAAGAAAAAGCAAACCATGCTTTGCTTCTCATTTGTGACCTCCTTGTCCATCCTCGGATACTTCTTGTGCGCTGCAACTAAAGATATGCATTACGATAGTCGACCCACAATCGTGGAAGAGGTTCACGTTGGGGTGATTCTTCATATGGAATCAAGGGAAGGAAAGATTGTTGACAGTTGCATTACTACAGCCCTGTCTGATTTCTACCAGATGCATAATAACTACACCACAAGAGTGATTCTACACACTAGAGATTCCAAAGCAAAACCTCTACATGCTCTATCAGCTG CTCTTAATCTTTTGGACGACGTCCAAGTGCAAGCAATAATTGGTGCACAAACAAGCATGGAAGCAAACCTTTTGGCCGAGTTAGGAGAAGAAGCTAAAGTACCTGTGATGTCTCTTTCTCAACCTAGTccttctccctctccctctaaCAAATATCCCTTCTTTGTTGAGATCACACAGGATGAAACTTCTCAAATTATGGGAATCAGTGCCTTGATTAAAAAGTTCGAATGGAGGGATGTTATCCTTATATATGATAACACGAAATACAGGAGAGACATCATTCCTTCTTTGGTCATTTCCTTACAAGAGAAAAATGTGTACATTTCacataaaatttcttttgctacCTCCTCAAGAAGTGAACAAATCATTGAAGAGCTCCAAAAGCTAATGCAACTGAATACTAAGGTTTTTCTCGTGCACATTTCACATTTGCTTGTGCCTTGCCTTTTCTTAAATGCAAAAAGGTTAGGAATGATGGGTGAAGGTTATGCTTGGATTATGACATCAAGTAGCATGAATTTCTTGCATTCCATGGATTTATCTGTAATTGAGTCAATGCAAGGAGTGGTAGGTTTGAAGTCTTGCATTCCAGCATCAAGGAGTCTCCACAATCTTACTTCAAGATTGAGGAGGAAATTTTACAGGGAGGAGGCCAATGTAGAAGTAAGGGAGTTAAGTGCAGATGCAATCTGGGCATATGATGCCACTTGGGCTCTAGCAGAAGCAATTGAGAGGGCAAGGATAGTAAATTCTACAACTAACCAGCCATACACCGGACTAGACCTACCAAATGATATAAATAATACGAGGCCCTCCGGACATGGAGTTCTGCTTCTTAGAGAGATATTGGAAGGTAGATTTAAAGGTTTAAGTGGCAAAACTCGGTATCTAAATGGGAAACGAAATTCAGGGGCATTTGAGATAGTAAATGTGATAGGAAAAGGGGAGAGAACAGTTGGGCTTTTGCCTTGTGTAGAAGGAAACATAAAGGAGTCCCACCTGCTTcataacaaaagaaagttaatTTCCACTGGTGATCTGGAGACAATCATTTGGCCTGGAGGATCAACCACAGTCTTGAAAGGTTCCAAGACTCAATTGAGTGAAGTAAAACTAAGAATTGGCGTGCCAGTGAAAGTAGGGTTCAAGGAACTTGTGCGCGTGGACCATGATCTTCAGGGCAATAGAACATATGTCACTGGATTTTGTATAGACGTATTCAAAGCTGCAATTGGTGCTCTGCCATATAAAGTACATTACGAGTTTATTCCATTTCAGGATGCCAATGGACATTCTGCTGGGACTTACAATGACCTTGTTCACCAGGTTTATGTCAAG AAATACGATGCTGTTGTTGGAGATACGACAATCACATCGAACAGGTCCTTATATGTTGATTTTACAGTACCATATACAGACTTAGGTGTGGGAATGATAGTCccaaatgaaaaggaaaacatgTGGATTTTCTTGAAACCTCTTTCTGCAGATCTCTGGATAacaagtttttgtttctttgtggtAACTGGTTTGGTTGTGTGGCTAATTGAGCGTCCGATTAACCAAGAGTTCCAGGGTTCGCCCTCACAGCAAATTGGAACTATATTCTGGTTCTCCTTCTCAACCCTTGTTTTTGCTCATA GGGAGAAGTTGTCAAACAACTTGGCAAAATTTGTGGTGATCGTATGGCTGTTTGTAGTGCTTATATTGAATTCCAGTTACACTGCAACTTTAGCTTCAATGATGACAGTAAAACAGATACAATTCAACTCAAAAGTGAACTCTATAGGTTACCAAATAGGTACATTCACCAAAGGACCTATAGACTTGAATTTCAAAGGACTCAAGCAATTCATTCATTCGGAAGAAGAATATGCTGATGCTTTATCACGAGGAAGTAAGCATGGTGGTGCTTCTGCTATCATTGACGAGATTCCATATATCAAGATCTTTCTAGCGAAGTATTCTGCTAAGTTTTCCATGATTAAAACCAAGTCTACCACCAATGGTTTTGCCTTT ATTTTCCCTAAAGGATCCAAATGA